One Dunckerocampus dactyliophorus isolate RoL2022-P2 chromosome 6, RoL_Ddac_1.1, whole genome shotgun sequence genomic window, TGTGTGTATGCGGACAAATTATTGTAGTCAAACCATCAGTTGGATGCAAGActgtgcagcctttttttttggtaaaatgcTACATCTGTCATACATGTTGTTAGCAGCTCACAATTGTTGATTCTACAGCAATTAAGCCCATTTTAACTTTGACAAAAACGTTTTGAACAAAGTTAATGTCAtaacttgtgttttatgttatttttcttaattcacTCGGATAGTTTGATCCTTGATTGATGGAGTAGTGTGGGTTTCATAAGgtgacaaattcaaatgatttatgttataacagagcaacaagtaaagatattttttttctatgcaactgtaatgtttgtcacttgaataAGTAATACATTTAGAGTTGTTTAACATTAAGGTGTTGTTAggtttattttacattacattcgaTTACATTTAGTTTTATGTAGAAGTTACATCTGGCCCATCGAGGACAGCCATTATGTCGATGTggccctaagtgaaaatgtgtttgacgcccctgctttATGGGAttataatcagtgtaataaatTCAATAAACAACGTCCTTGCATGGTTCACAGAGAATTCTCTTAAAACAGACAGTCCGAGTCAGCTTACCTTCAGCACATGTGCATTCATCATTTCTGCACAGTTTGAGCAGCTGCCCTGCTTTCCTCTCCGGATGGTAGAACTTCACACATTGCGTCTCTACAATAAGCCAAATAATTTGCGTTGACGTCAATGAAATGCACAGTAATTATTGTCTGATCTGTGAAATATTCAGCGGCGTCTTTATGACTTACGATCATAGTATTCATAAACAGATACAGCAGCTGGTTGTAAGACACCCACTTTATACTTCTGGTGGATCCTGAAGCTGATTTCCTCTGGACGCCTGTGAGAAACCTGTGGACGTGACGTGGCACAAAAGTGAGGCAGCTCTAGATAAAAAGTAATCAAAAGGACAAATTAGGTGATAGGTGAAGCGATGTCATACTTTGTCCAGATAGATGATGAGAGAGCCTTTCTCTGACAGGGCTGAGTTCACCTCATACTTTGGAATGATGCGGGCACGTCCTTTGGACAACTATAGAAACACACCATCAGCCATTTTCTTCAACGATTAACAATGTaaggtgtgcatgtgtgtgtgtgtgtgtgtgtgtgtgtgtgtgtgtgtttggtggcTCTTACTGAGTCCAGGTCTTTAGTGTCGAAAGTGTAACCAGTCAACAAGCCAATGTCCAAGATTGACATGGTAGCATCATGCTCCTTGTTCTTATACCTGCTCAGACAccacacacatcattttcatGTCACCTGACCGCTGTGACGTTTCACTTATCAGTAGAAatatgtcaaagtgaaagacCATCAAATATACCTAAAACttgtttaaaaataagaaaCTAAACACAAAAGGCAATATGGTCAGCTGCTAGttttacattcacattcacacaatgaTGAAGGCTTATGATACCACAAAACCCAAAGTAACCAGATCATTAATGATGACAGTGTCAGAATCAACAGTAATGTCTTGCACAAAAAGACTTTAAGAGGACAGAGGGGGGATGGAACTTGCAACCTTCCAGTGGATGACTGTACTTACATAACCTCTATCTTCAGCTTGTATGTGTTCTCATCCTCGTCTAATTTTTCTGGATGAAACACACATCAGATGAGCATTTTCACGCTTAAATGCGAGCGCCGGTGCATCTGCAAATGTTGTCTATTCACTCATCAATCAAATTACCTGGGATCAGCTGCACTGACAAGTTAAACTTGTCACAGTCACTTTCTTTTTGGGAAGGCAGGGCATAGTACAGCGACACCATCTGTCACATCGACAACAGCGTATCATGTTATTGTATTAATGAAAGCGACAtttctcttttaaaaaaaaacgtcagtGGTAGGCTAAATATGAGGGTACTGTATTGATGAATTTGTACTTGTTACACGGGTGTGTTCTGGCTGGAAATGGCAAAGGACAGTCAGTGGTACAGACTTCAAGACATTGTTTTAGAGTTCTGAATACCATTCATTAAAAATATGGTGCCATTTTCTTTGCACCATTCTGAAGGATCCTGGCATTATccaattaatttttatttacttgAATTTAATTTTAACGATACATACGGATCATTGCCTATGCCTCCATTGAGAAAGagcatgaatatattttgagaGACAAGGAGATCGAAAAGTGGGAACTGGTCACCCCCGAGGGGTGCCACATAAGTAATTGACCATTccaaaaagtgaataaaaaagCCACTTTTGAGTGGCTGCCTGTTGTTTTAGCCAATTTTCGGAATGGTTAGCCACTTTAAGGCACCCTCTGGTGGCGGACAATGTAgtgtctaaagcaggggtcaccaacacagtgcccgcgggcaccaggtagccccccacgaccacatgaggcgcccgcaagcctgcctttcattcaggttttcagttaataatgtgaaaacactagaaagaaaagtattctgaaatataaaatgtgagttgtggataccagcattttgggaatgttttggtaaaacgagcatatttgatctgtatgaaaatcatttctacaaaaaatgagtacctCGTGgcctttttcattttctaaaagtagctctcacaagaaaaaacgttggtgacccctggtctaaagacTAACCACATGTACCACTCTTTGATCTTGCCGCTGCTTTGTATATTTTGTTCTAAAATGACAAACACAGACTTACTGTAAGCGTTGCTTCTCCGGTACCTTCTGCCGTCACTTTCACATCCTGATTAATCTGCTTCATCTTTGTGTTAAAAAGGTACATAGTAGCATATAGATTAACACACATGTTGATGGATGCAGGAATGGGAAATGAGTAAGACACTAAGCGTTCTCACATCAGATGTTCTTGTGGCATAGTGGTTCTCGTTGTTGATGCTATATTTGATAGGCTTTGATCTGCCCGGCAGCTCGATGTCCACTTTCAGATTATAGTCTGGCTCTTTGGCATTGGTCCAGTATTCAGCGATAGATTGATACACCATGATGGTAGCCTAGACAAGAGGAAAAAGTGCTGAGCCAAAGTGACATGAATATAGCTGGACGATGAAGCTGTATCTCACCTGAGTTGATCCATAACCTCCGCCCACCTTCTGCTGTTTGTTGAACCATCGTACCACAGGTCCGGCATCACTAAAGGCCTTCACAAAGAAATTCAATTAAAAGGTTTgcattgcatgtgtgtgtataaagaACAGAACATGATGGAACAGGGAAATCAGgtaaatgttttacattttcagcacagctgtgataggctccagcatagtgaggacaagcgagacagccaatggatggatggaatattacATTACAACTGATTATTATTAAGTCAGTGGAACGGGGgtctttcccccccaaaaataacgTAATAACCGAATGTCCGTGAATCCACCTCGCGTCCGTGAATGCACGAGGTGCGGGCCATGTTTACTGTTGCGTCCATAACCCtcggcaagctgaaactcaactctgactcCCGGACGTCATTTCctagagctctaataatgttaaaaaacgtatttagaaggtcaaaaacaggttttctatgctctaaataaaaaaaatattccatttataaataaagaatcctactttgcggaaatctgTGTCTTGCCTggaaccagcatcatccaatgcacagcatcatttcccaacagaagagcagattcagtggcagattactatcactgccttGAATGATGCTCCACTGatcagatcattcctcccccacgccatgcgacttttcaacacaacacacgGGGagcggtaaaaacacacacagaactggacttattaacttattaagtagtattattatgtattatcattatttaaatTCAAGTGATCtgttacgtatttatttattctatctatctatctatctatctatctatctatctatccatccgaTACTTATTCTGCCGGAGAAGAGCGCGACAAGACAGCTACTGCACCTCGTGTTGTGTTGCATTGGGGAATTCCACACACAATACAGACTACCAGGTACAGTACGACGAGGCTGGGAGGTGTTTTGTGCCCAATTCGGACAGAGGGGTGGCTTACAGAAGAAATGGTCCTCCTATTATTATCAAACATACCTACTTAGTGTTGAAAAGATATCCATATAAAATCTCATCTAGGGCGCCACTTTGGGTAGAGCCGGCTCTGACTGCAACACTCACTGTTATACACTCACCTGGGCCTTGACCAGAGCAAGAAGCGCATAGGCTGTAGCTTCCAGAGTATAAATATGTCCCTTTGGCACAGGCCAGTGGCTTAAGTCTGAAGACGAGACATACAAACATGCATATTTctatatgacaacattttttaaaattaagaaTACTCaataacattacaaaataatatacaaaaatagcaacaatgattatatatatatatacagtacatatatatgtgtgttatACAATGTATAAGAATCATGCttcatatttttataatgtggtAATTAAAAGCATTTTAGAATGTTTTGAAGCTGACCTGGGGAAGCAAACCGAAAGAGGAGTTCCTTGTTCAATTTGTTCTTATTCGCCAAAGCATATGATGTCATGGCAACAGCGTATGGGTTGACGAGGCTGGGTAGACGTTTTTCCAAGTAAGCAAGCGCTTTGGCTTCGCTGTCTTCCAAACTCTGGGTAGAAGGAGTGGAGAGAGTAATATGGAGGACAAGTGTGATGGAAAAATAGATGGCATAAATATGAATTGTGTTATGTTTCTGATGATGACCGTGAATACATCATATTTTGCTAACTTGCAAAGTTCAATCATTTGTAAAAGGGCCATTAGCTTGGAATGTGAAGCCTTACTTATTATCACTTTCCTTATTGTGGGCCCATAAAATAAAGAATCATctttacaaacaaaacatgggctGGAAGAAGGTGAAAGTGCAGCTTTTTGCCCAGTACAGTGTCCATTACTGAGTCTGGAAGCCAACAAAAGGTGTTTTGCCAGGGGAGTACTCACATTAACAGACTCAGCGCAAAGTGCCCTTGACTCCTGCATTGCAATAAGATTAAAGGCCGTCATGGAGGCATCTGAGTCTCCACCGCGCACATCGccctacacacacaaacacaacatagGCACACATGAGTAGTGTCGTCAGGAGCAGCGCCATCATCAGAATAAAttgataaaaaaatgtaattaaattgaAATCGCCCTTACTATCATCTCGCCATGAGCAACTGTTCCAACTTCTCGAAACATTCCGTCAGGTTGCTGTGCATTGAGAATAAGAAACTTGACAGCACTACATATCACATCCCTTTCCACTGCCACCAGCTGGTTGGCCATGGAGAAAACCTTGGCGACGTAGGCTGTCAGCCTGGGAGAAGAGAGGGTGCACCGCTTTACTTAAGTTTATTTGCATGCACAAGCTCCTCCATAATGTGAAAGTACTCTAAAAGAGTATTTGTTTGCCTCACCAGCTGCTACTCTGTCTCCCGGCCCACACAGAGAAAGAACCGTCTTTTTTCCGGTATGCAAGCTCATTTTTGTATCCTGTGCACATTAAGCAAACTTTGTAACCACTTTGACATCTAATTATCTTTCATCTTCTTCCATTTGAAGAAGCCTCGGTAAAATATACAGTGCGACCTCTGATGTtgaatataaaaacataaaacgtAACGCTTTTTCTGTAAATATATGCCTCACaagtcaaacaaaacatggagTTCAAATCCTGTTAGACTTCAGCTTGTGTATCAATGTTAAAAATTGGATTATCACtgttaacgtgttatttttgacagccctacttccTCATTTATTTGAACCTCTCAGGTTTTATGATAGTTGACAAACCTTTTCGTATTTTAAACAACATTAAATCAACAAATTATTGGAATGGATTTGCAGTAATGAAGGTTCTGTGGTGATCATTTTCTAGCAAACAGAACATTTTGACCATAACTTATTTTACAGTTTTGCCTAGAACAAAGAATTGAGAGTAAAATGCCTGTGAATTATGTAAAGTCTACCGACCTGTCTTGATGTGTTGTAGGGCTGCGGTACGTTTCTGAAAGCCTACAGTTTCCCACTGGTTGGTTTTGTCCAAATATGTGGTTGCAATTACAGGCAGGGTCATGTGGATCATGTTCTGCTCGCCACAGCCTCCGGGCTGATAGATCAGACTACCCATGGATGTTCCAGCAATGGCATTTTCCACGAGTAGACTCACTTGTTCTCTACCTGTATTAATAAACACGTACAGTATAGTCATGTGAAAGAATGAGTACATAACATAACTGTAAATGACGTTTGTGGCACCCCTCTATgagttgtgctcaaaatgcttgaGAAGACATTTAGATTGCCAGCTCATTGTCATGTAGGTGAAATGGTCAGATGTCCCCATATATTTGTGTACATACAGCATAACAAATTGTAGAATGCTGGAAGCAAAAATGATATCTCACCTATCACAGAGATCTGTGTGGTAGTGGGTGAGTTTGGTACCAAATTTGTCTTAGGAATTTGGCTGTTGAGAATGACTTCTTGTTTCCCACCTATGGTGAAGGCACACAAGTCAGCGGATGAAGagcaaatgacaaaaacacatgACATTGTTCCTGCCATAGAGAATCATTTGGATGTGCAAAGGAAACTCACCTTGACCATTATTGGCAGGGTCAAGGGTTATTACCTGAGGGGCTTTAACCAGAACACCTTCTGACTGGAAAAGCAAAAAGagaacatttttaaagtttgaaaaacaaagataactacaaaagtaactACACAGCCTTTGTCAATGACAGAAACATAATGGAAAGCGGATAGAAGATGTTGGCAAAGCAATACCATCATCGAAAGGTGCTTTAGAGTGTCCGCTCCTCGCTATCTTTGCCATGAAGAGTTTTCAATTAacgtaaaaatgatgttaaatgttaatttatccatttcattcaccatctataattatttcatattggctggcaaccagcaACCTGACTTTTGCCCAAagacaactgggataggctccagcatacctgcacacctagtgaggacaagcggtatagatcaaggatggatggatggatgttttcttcatataaaactgtaattattctttataaaatgtattttttgttaatatttttgcttttgcaacggattggatttccattatttcctatgggcaAATTGCCCAAATTTCAGTTTATGTTGGACCTTTTACAACAAAACCCGAAGTACCATTATTGATATTGaaataattgtattgtattgtatactgCAGTAACGAGTACAGCACCCTTCTGTGGTGGTAtcatacacacaaaaaagcctAAGAAGGTGCAAAACACATTTGCTGATCATGCTCACTGTCatgatatctttttttaaaaattgtctcATTTTACTTTTGAGGCTTATCTTTCCTGAACATTTTAGTTAACTCTGAGCTGTCCAACTCTTGTGGCATGTGATTTCGGAGGCTCTACTAAATTTTACAGTGCAAAAAAAGAGTACATTTCCCTCACCACCACACGCAGCGTCTTTATGATTCCATCGCCGAGATGCGAGTCTCTCACTGCTGCTTTGATTTCAATATCAAACTGTCCTTCCTTCATGGGAATGATGATAAAGGGTAAAGCTTGCGTAGTTTGGGGCCCGACTTCAACCTGCTGGCGAAACCTCCTACGCTTGGAGGCTGCGCTGCACACATGCTCCGTCTCAAAAAGATCCACACGTACCTTTAACACACAGATGAAGAAGGAGACTGAAGAATGGGCTGGCTTTATCATGTCTACCAAAACTGACTTCCTACCCATTAAAAGATGAAACAGCGGAGCAAATGCACACAGACTTACGTCGATCTTATTGGGGCTGTAGTTGTGGAGGATTGCTCTAATTTCAATCTGCTCTCCACGCACGGCAGAATAAGGAAGCTTCAGGTCAATGAAGAAATCCTTCCTTGCAATCACCTCCAAAGGCTTACTAACACAGATTCCTTAAAGATACCAAAAGTTAGTCCAGCAAATACAGTGACTCAGGAAGGAGAGAGACTGGAGTGGGTGGATTCTCACCATGAGTTCTGGATAGACTAATGCCCATGAACTGCCACGTTGTGATGGAGTCTTGCAAGGGAAAATAACTCAAATGTGATGTGGTGTCActgaaatgaaaggaaaaagCTTGATATTTTTGTACAGCAGAGCTTATTCTTTCTTtgtactgcatgtactgtatacacactATGGCTCTATAGGAAGGTGAGTCTATACATATACTCCGTTTCCTCACCAGTTAGGCGTTTGTTGAGGGCAAGCAGGCAGTTTGATATCAGTCCAAAGCCAACTTTCAGGGAATTTGGAGCGGCTAATAATCTCAATGTTGTCCACGTAAAATTGATTATTCTGCTGCTCACCTTAAAAAGGGATTCacaaattgtaaatttacaatttacaaacaTTCATGAGAGCCGGTAATTTAAGTGAGCTTTGTACAACCACTGCATCCCGTGTGTTGATCACTTACTGCGAGCAATTTTGAGGGCGTCGTGCTTCATGTCAGCTTGCTGGGCTTCCAGCTCCTTGCAGCAATGCAGGAAGGCCTCGACACACTCCGCGCCGTCAGTGATGTATTCGCTGCGCGTTTCACAAGTGTACGAGAGAGGAATTTCGCTCATGCCATCCAAACAACATTCCTTTTGTATCCCTTTATATTTACCCGCTGAAAACAAAGGACATATGAAAGACACAGAGGCCAATGCTTTTTTGAGCTGTTTTCTATACAGTGGCAAGGTGCGCAGAGATTTGAGCACGGGGCCCTCTTACCTAAGGTTGTTGTAACCTCTAAAAGAGTAGAAGCTCGTCTCTTCCTGCTGGTTGATGGACATTTCAGCTCTGGAAGTGCAGCATAGTTTGTATCAAgaaaacaagtcaaaatgaaGTCCCTCGGGTATCTGATTTATTATGGAACATTAAAGATCAGTTGGGAAACCATATTCATCTTTGTTTTGATCTGTGTGAATTGTGTATCAATTATTAATTTCTTCTTGAATTGTGTGAAATGTATGCAATTAAAGTACTGTAAAATCTTGCACATTCCTTTTGTTCTGTATTTgtgaattgtattttattgtattttatgttgGTGAATATTATCTgcttatcattttatttatattattgaactCTTCATATGACAAAATTCAGTAGAAATAAAAAGCCATTGTTTTaggagaacatttttatgctttgcttTTTGTAAGTATCGGTTTGGTCGCTAGTCCAGATTTGGCACTGGTATCGGATAATATGGaaacgatacccaaccctaTTGCTAAATCTATATTCTGGATTTATCTATACATTATAGAATgtgttttgtcagttttttttactcgtagttattgttttttggttttgggAGTAATTTATTTGCTGTTCCCCTCTCTGCTCATtacctactgtgttgccttcACACCACCGCGATCAACATCCAGGCTTTTGTCTGTATTACTAGTACTCTTTAATAGGGAGTGCTTCGTAAGAAATTATCTTCAAGCTTGACTGATACTGTGACTGCATTAACAGGAATCACTGTATAAAATGATTGACTGTTAAATGAACACCACTTTGCTGTCATTTACTttgtaaatacacaggacttgatggaaaatgtccttggtgccaatagatggtaatcacatgcggcgtggatgttgagagtggcgtgagaactttatctcagccatgggaaggatgcaACATGGAGGCCTCTTAGCCGTTTGAAGTTCTGTTCCTGGAACTGGTAAGGTGTGGAGGTGTACCTAACTACCAGACTATGCCTTGTACTTTCTTATAAAGGTAATGAGTAAAGTTTATATGTCACCTAGTCTGTAAGGCGTTCCTGATGCAGTGCTGGTCTCAAACATAAGCCCAGCATCATAGAACACACTCAAGCCATCCTTGCCTCCACCTGGAGTGCAGCCGGTGTCATGCTTCTCCACAGCCTCCCATACCTGTTAATTACCAAGAATGAAATTATAAATAGCTGTAAAATTATCGAACATACAGTATCACGTACTGAAATCTGTAGCACCGTGATTTGCTAGTGGATAATACCCTATTTGGAACTACAGAAAGTACAGTCACTTGCATCTAAGAAAGAAACTGAAAAGTTCTAGCCTTCTTCTGAGTGAGGCGATGCTGTTTGTTCAGAACAAAGACGCCTTTGTCAACGGCCACCAGTCCCACTGTGGCGTCCGGGTCTCCAGTGACTTTTAGTCCAAACAGCTTGCCAGGCTCAAAGGAATTTGCAGGTATCGTTGATTCCAGCTTCAGCTAAATGTGAGGACAAGGAAACAAGTGAGACACACTGACAGGAAAGAGCATCTCTTATATTCCAAGTACAACTTCACAAGCGTGGGTGTCTTCTTTCTTAGCTTCATTCTTTTCATTTTACCGAGCCCATGCAGGAGTCCTTGACATCCACCCAAACAGAGTCAGAGACCACCTCCTTCTCATTTGCATGGTAGTAAGCTATGATCCGGAAAGACGGCAACATGTCTTTGGTGATGGGAACATTGAGGGAGATCAGAATTTGCCCTCTTGTCCTGAAACGACCATATTTCACCAGTTGACCTCTGGCAAAGATCTGAAGAGACCGTTAAAATGTCAGTGTTCATCTATGAGAGTACGTTTGTCAAACATCCAAACATACACCGCTACAAAACACCTCTCACCAAGTATGTGATGTCAGTGTCTTCGTTTGACTGCCTGTGTAGATTAAGGTTGATTTTCATGTTTTGTCCCAAATCCAGTTCAGCTGTATCCACCCCTGCAAAAGTCACACTTTTGAAGATGACATGCTGAAATAAGTTGGTGCATCATAGTCCATGAGAtgataaaagtgtcatttaccTATGTGGATGTAATTTTTGCTTTTGGTGTTATATGGGAGTACTTCCATTGAGGCAGATGCTTGCCTCTCTAAGGAAAGCTTAGGATCATTGGTTACTGCCTGCAGTTGAACAAAACATGTAAGAATGCATTAGTATGTGATAATACCTTATTATTTAGtggtcgcactcaataaaaaatgcacgaacagtgagtcagcaatgcatAGGGTGCTTTTTTGTTTCGATGATACAGTACAGAGCAAACAGACTAGCTTGTTACATTCAATATTGTGCCTAAACCGAGGCAacaaaaccgaatcatacaaaaactggtcCGTACAAAAAACAAGGTTTGACTTGTGTCGCTTATATTGACTTATATTTGCGTTATTTGATATTGAATTCACGATATATCATTTAGTAAGTTTATTATTCAGTGAAATATGCCTGTACTACTCTATAAACTATGACATACCAGGGCATACCCTGGACATTGCACGCTATACACAGGGAGGGATCATCACAAAAGATGGTGCAAATCCAACACACTTAAGGGACAGCTATACAAATTCAGAATGTCCTCATCAGCCTCCATTGGCGAGTCAAAGCATCATCTGTACATCTTAGTGACGTTCAGTACATTTCAGGTTTTCATGTGCCAAAATGTTGCTGTTTATAACATGATTGATTTTTAGTGTACATGATAtacagtagggatgtcccaatccacattttttggctttcgaTCCAATCTTTTCATAGTCTTTTTATGGtccgatccg contains:
- the LOC129182645 gene encoding complement C3-like, producing the protein MTPVWLLASLAFAFLSSVTDGAPLKVMSAPNLLRVATAENIFVECQDCTGGDMKVDIRVMNHPTKTKTLSLASVTLNSANNFQTFGQITIPATDFNNDPNMKQYVYLQAQFPDRLLEKVVLVSFQSGYIFIQTDKNLYTPDSTVNYRMFAVTPRMEPVERDDQNKAEAAITIEMMTPEGIVLSLETAVFLKSGMHSGRFQLSELVSPGQWKVVAKFQSHPQQSFFAEFEVKEYVLPSFEVKLTPLVSFFYQDSEEFTVNIRATYLFGKEVDGTAYVVFGIVHDGQKKSFPASLQRVSVERGVGVVTLKRAQITQTFPNIPELVGHHMFVSVSVLTQSGSEMVEAELRGIQVVTSPYSIQFKKTPKYFKPGMSFDVTVEVLNPDKSPARGVPVVVRPGEVNGFTTDGGLAKLTINTLARDPKMTINAVTNDPKLSLERQASASMEVLPYNTKSKNYIHIGVDTAELDLGQNMKINLNLHRQSNEDTDITYLIFARGQLVKYGRFRTRGQILISLNVPITKDMLPSFRIIAYYHANEKEVVSDSVWVDVKDSCMGSLKLESTIPANSFEPGKLFGLKVTGDPDATVGLVAVDKGVFVLNKQHRLTQKKVWEAVEKHDTGCTPGGGKDGLSVFYDAGLMFETSTASGTPYRLELKCPSTSRKRRASTLLEVTTTLAGKYKGIQKECCLDGMSEIPLSYTCETRSEYITDGAECVEAFLHCCKELEAQQADMKHDALKIARSEQQNNQFYVDNIEIISRSKFPESWLWTDIKLPACPQQTPNCDTTSHLSYFPLQDSITTWQFMGISLSRTHGICVSKPLEVIARKDFFIDLKLPYSAVRGEQIEIRAILHNYSPNKIDVRVDLFETEHVCSAASKRRRFRQQVEVGPQTTQALPFIIIPMKEGQFDIEIKAAVRDSHLGDGIIKTLRVVSEGVLVKAPQVITLDPANNGQGGKQEVILNSQIPKTNLVPNSPTTTQISVIGREQVSLLVENAIAGTSMGSLIYQPGGCGEQNMIHMTLPVIATTYLDKTNQWETVGFQKRTAALQHIKTGYKNELAYRKKDGSFSVWAGRQSSSWLTAYVAKVFSMANQLVAVERDVICSAVKFLILNAQQPDGMFREVGTVAHGEMIGDVRGGDSDASMTAFNLIAMQESRALCAESVNSLEDSEAKALAYLEKRLPSLVNPYAVAMTSYALANKNKLNKELLFRFASPDLSHWPVPKGHIYTLEATAYALLALVKAQAFSDAGPVVRWFNKQQKVGGGYGSTQATIMVYQSIAEYWTNAKEPDYNLKVDIELPGRSKPIKYSINNENHYATRTSDMKQINQDVKVTAEGTGEATLTMVSLYYALPSQKESDCDKFNLSVQLIPEKLDEDENTYKLKIEVMYKNKEHDATMSILDIGLLTGYTFDTKDLDSLSKGRARIIPKYEVNSALSEKGSLIIYLDKVSHRRPEEISFRIHQKYKVGVLQPAAVSVYEYYDQTQCVKFYHPERKAGQLLKLCRNDECTCAEENCSLQKKGQISNDLRTEKSCESTPTSKIDFVYQVKIEDFVDGVSTDIYKARVMLVVKEGSTDMGAQGKLRTFLSYPHCREALDLDVGKTYLIMGSSRDIYRDDQRQTFQYVLGEKTWLEYWPTIPECQTMQFRITCLGMEQLVKKYADFGCEQ